The Terriglobia bacterium genome includes a window with the following:
- the lhgO gene encoding L-2-hydroxyglutarate oxidase — MPRNKFDLVIIGGGIVGLATALEVTRRFPALRLAVLEKEDRLAAHQSGHNSGVIHSGLYYRPGSLKAKLCVDGAAAMVAFCRQYGIAHELCGKVVVATSEREVPRLEELNRRGQANGVAGLTMIGPERLRELEPHAAGIRALHVPGTGITDYAAVTGKYAELVQQSGGVVQTGTKVVGIVRRGGETVVETTRGDYSAGFLVNCAGLYSDRISRMAGADTDVRIIPFRGEYYEIAPSRRSLVHGLVYPVPGPDLPFLGVHFTRKVDGSVEAGPNAVLALRREGYRKTDISVRELAEAVGFAGFWRMAENFWKVGAGEYYRSFNKNAFVKALQRLVPDVQSRDLEGGGAGVRAQAVDRAGKLLDDFRFATSEHAVHVVNVPSPAATASLVIGREIVSMIRQ, encoded by the coding sequence ATGCCACGAAATAAGTTCGACCTCGTCATCATCGGCGGCGGAATCGTTGGCCTTGCCACCGCCCTGGAAGTCACCCGCCGTTTCCCTGCCCTTCGCCTCGCCGTGCTCGAGAAGGAGGATCGTCTAGCCGCGCACCAGAGCGGCCACAACAGCGGTGTCATTCACTCCGGACTCTACTATCGTCCCGGCTCGCTCAAAGCCAAGCTCTGCGTCGACGGCGCTGCTGCGATGGTCGCTTTCTGCCGCCAGTACGGCATCGCGCACGAACTCTGCGGCAAAGTCGTCGTCGCGACCAGCGAACGCGAGGTGCCACGCTTGGAGGAACTGAACCGTCGCGGCCAGGCCAACGGCGTTGCCGGACTGACGATGATCGGCCCGGAGCGACTGCGCGAACTGGAGCCTCACGCGGCGGGAATCCGCGCCCTGCACGTGCCCGGCACCGGCATCACGGACTACGCCGCCGTCACCGGCAAGTACGCGGAGCTTGTCCAGCAGTCAGGCGGAGTCGTGCAGACGGGAACGAAAGTGGTGGGAATCGTGCGCCGCGGCGGAGAAACCGTCGTCGAGACGACGCGCGGCGACTACAGCGCAGGTTTCCTGGTTAACTGCGCGGGACTGTATAGCGACCGGATCAGTCGCATGGCGGGCGCGGACACGGACGTGAGAATCATTCCCTTCCGCGGTGAGTACTACGAAATTGCGCCCTCACGCCGCAGCCTGGTGCACGGGCTCGTCTATCCCGTGCCTGGCCCGGATCTGCCCTTCCTCGGCGTGCACTTCACGCGCAAGGTGGACGGCAGCGTCGAGGCAGGTCCAAACGCGGTGCTGGCGTTGCGGCGCGAAGGCTACCGCAAGACTGACATCAGCGTCCGTGAACTTGCCGAGGCGGTAGGCTTCGCCGGGTTCTGGCGGATGGCGGAGAACTTTTGGAAAGTCGGCGCGGGCGAGTACTACCGATCCTTCAACAAGAACGCATTCGTGAAGGCGCTACAGCGGCTCGTGCCGGACGTTCAGTCGCGCGATCTGGAGGGCGGCGGCGCCGGCGTGCGCGCGCAGGCGGTGGATCGCGCCGGCAAACTGCTGGACGATTTTCGTTTTGCGACCAGCGAGCACGCCGTCCACGTCGTCAACGTTCCCTCGCCGGCTGCTACCGCATCGCTGGTGATTGGCCGGGAGATTGTCTCGATGATCCGACAGTAG